One window from the genome of Rufibacter tibetensis encodes:
- a CDS encoding T9SS type A sorting domain-containing protein, translating to MSSNSSSKKLYSLIRGLCVVCLILLQVTAQAQVNLPAEGYRQEFNSLSSSTSFTNGNTIPGWFIQLGSEVGAGKTLVPTGTQTVKADGNSLADFGLNGSSDRAIGSRVKDKTAIYYGVWFKNATGQVINSLNLRFDIKTIYSGKNANGLSLSFKTGSNLASNSDPQFASLTGWTSVTSNLTNGKVAEIGGGASDTSAINIPAKTYSVNIPFKLEVGHEIFIRFVDEHANGQSGQDDDLAIDNFEITASNIPVKTFYNKTNSSLTDRSAWNSLSDGQGINSPGFTADGQTFIIQKDAELTSTLTISGAGSKVIVKSGKTFTLNANLAAAVDLEANATVIVNSTSSPVFGNVDPTSTIIYQNTAPITGSYFGNLIVDGAAAGATGLVQTLPNNVTVRGNLTLKNRVLLNVANYDLTIQGLITSNDANSYIQTSGTGKVRKRLTKDTPAYTFPVGTSSISPVTLKLIEGAEDDFTVSVKDGVNQPVASMSYLNRTWDISEDVVGGTVNMQMKLEWTSTAHGNGFLETNKLHLGHFTNGSWDLGSAIEGASRSNQNTYSVTREGFSSFSPFTTFDSKEAPGVLPVTLTSFTGSRSGDVVNLAWATASEKENDFFEVQQSEDGKSFRAVERVKGAGSTAEVKTYQAAIAAQTSSTLYFRLKQVDFDGKFEYSKVVAVKGASKVSNQASLAAYPNPTQGQVFVSSKAMSGMATVTLFHSSGCEALKSQVQLEGGKPISMDLTNQAAGVYYLQVQTATETVTTRVVKQ from the coding sequence ATGTCTAGTAACTCTTCTTCAAAAAAATTGTACTCTTTAATAAGAGGTCTTTGTGTAGTTTGTTTAATCTTATTGCAAGTAACAGCACAAGCACAAGTAAACTTGCCAGCCGAGGGATATCGGCAAGAGTTTAATTCTTTATCTTCTAGCACTTCGTTTACTAACGGTAATACTATACCTGGTTGGTTTATTCAGCTTGGTTCTGAAGTGGGTGCTGGTAAAACTTTAGTTCCAACCGGAACTCAAACAGTAAAAGCAGATGGTAACTCATTAGCCGATTTTGGACTAAATGGTTCGTCTGATAGAGCTATTGGGTCAAGGGTGAAAGACAAAACAGCTATCTACTATGGCGTTTGGTTTAAAAATGCAACTGGACAGGTTATCAATTCACTCAACTTGAGATTTGATATAAAAACTATTTACAGTGGCAAAAATGCGAACGGCCTTTCATTATCTTTTAAAACTGGTTCAAATCTCGCAAGTAATTCTGATCCGCAATTTGCTTCTCTTACAGGGTGGACTTCTGTAACTAGTAACCTTACAAATGGAAAAGTTGCAGAAATTGGCGGCGGTGCATCAGATACATCTGCTATAAATATTCCTGCAAAAACTTATAGTGTTAACATCCCTTTTAAATTGGAGGTTGGGCATGAAATTTTCATCAGGTTTGTGGATGAGCATGCAAATGGTCAATCTGGGCAAGACGATGATTTGGCCATTGATAATTTTGAGATTACTGCTTCAAACATCCCGGTTAAAACTTTTTACAACAAGACGAATTCATCTTTGACCGACCGTTCAGCATGGAACTCCCTAAGTGATGGGCAAGGCATAAATAGTCCTGGCTTTACGGCTGATGGGCAAACATTTATCATACAGAAAGACGCGGAACTTACCTCAACTTTAACAATTAGCGGTGCTGGTTCAAAAGTGATAGTGAAATCAGGTAAAACGTTTACACTAAATGCGAACCTGGCTGCTGCTGTTGATCTTGAAGCAAATGCAACTGTTATCGTGAACAGCACCAGTTCTCCTGTCTTTGGAAATGTAGATCCCACTAGTACCATCATCTATCAAAATACGGCGCCTATAACAGGTTCTTATTTTGGGAATCTTATCGTTGATGGGGCAGCTGCCGGGGCAACTGGATTGGTTCAAACTTTACCTAATAATGTGACGGTAAGAGGTAACCTTACCCTAAAAAACAGGGTGTTGTTAAATGTCGCAAATTATGATTTAACCATTCAGGGCTTGATCACAAGTAATGATGCTAACAGCTACATCCAAACTTCTGGAACTGGTAAAGTTAGAAAGAGGTTGACAAAGGATACACCTGCCTATACTTTTCCTGTTGGTACCTCTAGTATATCTCCTGTAACCTTGAAACTGATTGAAGGTGCTGAAGATGATTTTACCGTAAGTGTGAAAGATGGAGTAAACCAACCTGTAGCCAGCATGTCCTATTTAAATAGAACATGGGATATCTCTGAAGATGTTGTAGGAGGAACGGTTAATATGCAAATGAAACTGGAATGGACTTCCACCGCTCATGGGAACGGCTTTTTGGAAACCAATAAGTTGCATCTTGGGCACTTTACTAATGGCAGTTGGGATTTAGGTTCTGCTATTGAGGGTGCCTCGAGATCTAATCAAAATACGTATAGTGTTACAAGAGAAGGTTTCTCCTCATTCTCTCCTTTTACAACTTTTGATTCAAAAGAAGCTCCTGGGGTTCTCCCAGTTACCCTTACTAGTTTCACTGGGAGCAGGTCAGGCGATGTGGTGAACCTTGCCTGGGCTACTGCCTCAGAGAAGGAGAACGACTTCTTCGAGGTGCAGCAAAGCGAGGACGGCAAGAGCTTCCGGGCAGTAGAGAGAGTGAAGGGCGCCGGCTCCACCGCCGAGGTCAAGACCTACCAAGCCGCAATTGCTGCCCAGACTTCCAGCACGCTCTACTTCCGCCTCAAGCAAGTGGACTTCGACGGCAAGTTCGAGTATTCCAAGGTGGTCGCGGTAAAGGGCGCCAGCAAGGTTTCCAACCAAGCGTCACTGGCGGCCTACCCCAACCCAACCCAGGGCCAGGTCTTCGTCTCCTCCAAAGCCATGAGCGGAATGGCAACTGTGACCCTGTTCCACAGTAGCGGTTGTGAAGCGTTGAAGAGCCAAGTGCAACTTGAAGGAGGTAAACCAATCTCTATGGATTTGACTAATCAAGCAGCAGGCGTGTACTACCTGCAGGTGCAAACTGCCACAGAGACAGTTACGACCCGTGTAGTGAAGCAGTAA
- a CDS encoding S8 family serine peptidase, which yields MRSTNFKKAVSFFALASVFSMAGCQKDELLEETATAPTPPATSSKAVEGKYIVVLKNGSAVSKQELRDRLIKNLGISKERVSDVFNGASEGFTGNLSKNEVQQLMKDENVAYVEPEQAVLLGKGAASPSSTYSTSTTASTQTIPWGISRVGYGDGTGKTVWVIDSGVQSSHPDLNVDKTRSKSFISGVTSWEDGYGHGTGVAGVIGAKNNGIGVVGVAANATIVALRVFDDTGYGTLTRIYSALNHAYTYGKAGDVVNMSLRVSASTMLDDLVKKVAAKGMFVAVAAGNSYIDCKNDSPARVIATNVFVVSNMDSYSKFSPSSNFGASVRFAAPGSNILTTWKGGGYVTGNGTSYAAPHVAGILALTGGRVNSQGLVSNDPDGKPDPIALK from the coding sequence ATGCGATCAACTAATTTCAAAAAAGCGGTTTCATTCTTTGCTCTTGCCTCTGTTTTCTCTATGGCAGGCTGCCAGAAAGATGAGCTTTTAGAAGAAACGGCCACTGCGCCAACACCTCCTGCCACTTCATCCAAAGCTGTAGAAGGCAAATACATTGTAGTATTAAAGAATGGCAGTGCCGTCTCTAAACAAGAGTTAAGGGACCGTTTGATTAAGAATTTAGGGATCAGCAAAGAACGAGTGAGTGATGTATTCAACGGTGCATCAGAAGGCTTTACGGGAAATCTGAGCAAGAACGAAGTTCAGCAATTGATGAAAGATGAGAACGTGGCCTATGTTGAGCCTGAGCAAGCTGTTTTATTAGGAAAAGGAGCCGCTAGCCCTTCATCTACCTACTCTACCAGCACAACGGCATCTACCCAAACCATTCCCTGGGGAATCTCCCGCGTAGGATACGGCGATGGAACCGGCAAAACAGTATGGGTTATTGACTCTGGCGTACAATCATCTCACCCAGACCTGAACGTTGATAAAACCAGAAGCAAGTCTTTCATCTCTGGAGTGACTTCCTGGGAAGATGGTTACGGCCACGGTACAGGCGTTGCCGGAGTAATTGGCGCTAAGAACAACGGCATAGGCGTAGTGGGCGTGGCGGCAAATGCCACAATTGTAGCACTTCGTGTATTTGATGATACAGGTTATGGAACGCTTACCCGCATCTACTCTGCTCTGAACCACGCTTATACTTACGGTAAGGCTGGTGATGTAGTGAACATGAGCTTGCGTGTTTCTGCCTCTACTATGTTAGATGACCTGGTTAAGAAAGTAGCCGCTAAAGGAATGTTTGTAGCTGTGGCTGCTGGTAACAGCTACATTGATTGCAAAAATGATTCTCCTGCTCGCGTAATAGCCACTAATGTGTTTGTTGTTTCTAACATGGATTCTTACAGCAAATTTAGTCCGTCCTCCAACTTTGGTGCTTCAGTACGGTTTGCGGCTCCTGGCAGCAACATCTTAACAACCTGGAAAGGTGGTGGCTATGTAACAGGTAATGGCACCTCTTATGCCGCCCCGCACGTAGCAGGTATTTTAGCTTTAACTGGCGGAAGAGTAAACTCTCAAGGTTTAGTGTCTAATGACCCTGACGGCAAACCAGATCCAATCGCTTTGAAGTAA
- a CDS encoding sterol desaturase family protein, giving the protein MKPNHKGSATLFKNPVLERLTHTHIALPISIFLVIATGLLVYGFRYGFLDVLSAVGLFVAGWLIFSLVEYMAHRYIFHMAPTSEFKKNIQYTFHGNHHDYPKDKSRLAMPPIVSLFIASFFFFVFKLIFGTMVFGLVAGFLFGYALYLFVHYAVHAYAPPKNFLKQLWIHHSIHHYKDPERAYGVSSPLWDWIMGTMPERKR; this is encoded by the coding sequence ATGAAACCGAATCATAAAGGATCTGCAACTCTTTTCAAGAATCCAGTATTGGAGCGGCTCACTCATACCCATATTGCGCTCCCTATCTCTATCTTTTTAGTGATAGCTACTGGTCTGCTTGTGTACGGCTTCCGGTATGGTTTTCTTGATGTGCTTTCAGCCGTTGGCTTGTTTGTGGCAGGTTGGCTTATTTTCTCCCTGGTAGAGTACATGGCGCACCGGTACATCTTCCATATGGCGCCTACCAGTGAGTTCAAGAAGAACATTCAGTACACCTTCCACGGCAACCATCATGACTACCCTAAAGACAAGAGCCGTTTGGCCATGCCTCCTATCGTGAGTCTGTTTATTGCCTCTTTTTTCTTTTTTGTGTTTAAACTGATTTTCGGGACGATGGTGTTTGGCTTGGTAGCAGGTTTCCTGTTTGGGTACGCGCTTTACCTGTTTGTGCATTACGCAGTACATGCTTACGCTCCGCCTAAGAACTTCCTGAAGCAGCTTTGGATTCACCACAGCATTCACCATTACAAAGATCCGGAGAGAGCGTACGGCGTTTCTTCTCCCCTTTGGGATTGGATAATGGGTACTATGCCAGAACGTAAAAGATAA
- a CDS encoding shikimate kinase, which translates to MSKIFLVGMPGCGKSTVGKVLAQQLGHLFLDLDSLIEEQEELTVPQVFEQQGQTYFREAEARALRLAVASHKKIVLATGGGAPCFCDNMNFMVSSGLPVYLKLSPQELVQRLSPLDLQARPLLRDKTPAELLQYLTDTLHQRELFYDQAFCMVEVGSASVSAVSDKILECITTASAPRVGGSR; encoded by the coding sequence ATGTCTAAAATCTTTTTGGTGGGTATGCCGGGTTGTGGAAAGTCTACGGTGGGGAAGGTGTTGGCCCAGCAGTTAGGCCACCTGTTTCTGGATCTGGATTCATTGATAGAGGAACAGGAAGAGCTTACAGTGCCACAGGTGTTTGAGCAGCAGGGGCAAACCTATTTCAGGGAGGCTGAAGCGCGCGCTTTACGCTTGGCAGTTGCAAGTCACAAGAAAATAGTACTTGCCACTGGGGGTGGAGCGCCTTGCTTTTGTGATAATATGAATTTTATGGTTTCCTCGGGGCTGCCTGTCTATTTAAAACTTTCACCACAGGAGCTGGTTCAAAGATTATCCCCCTTAGATCTTCAGGCAAGACCTTTGCTGCGGGATAAAACCCCTGCAGAGTTGCTCCAGTATCTTACTGACACTTTGCACCAACGTGAATTATTTTATGACCAAGCTTTCTGTATGGTAGAGGTGGGAAGTGCTTCTGTATCTGCAGTATCGGATAAAATCCTAGAATGTATTACTACTGCTTCTGCACCCCGGGTGGGAGGGTCTAGATAA